In Pygocentrus nattereri isolate fPygNat1 chromosome 3, fPygNat1.pri, whole genome shotgun sequence, the DNA window CATTGATGAGTTTTACATCGCCGTTGATTTAACGTTTCTTGGAGACTTCATCTTCCATTATGACGAGTCGCTCTGCCTGCCCAACTTTCCTCGCTTCACCTTCTGCGGCAGCAAGAAAGGAGGTAAGAATGAGGAAGAAGTGCATTAGAGGCCTTCTCGCCCTTCTGAAAACCAAGAAACCTTTTGCAGCACACAGCCTCATTCCTCAAAAACATTAGCATTGTATGAAGGACTGCTCTAAATGATCCTTCCTCAGCCAGGTCGCAGTGATAGACCTCATCACAGTCAGTGATGAACGTGCTATCATGCTTTTAAAGAAACCATCACAGGCGCTGAATGAACATATAATACAAAAACAGATAGAtgactagatagatagatagatgaagaAGAtggtgatgaaggagaaaaacatgcagaaaaagAAGATGATGAATAAACCGAAGATAAGAAGagtaaaatagaagaaaaaaaggatgaagaTGAAGGCaatcaagaaaaagaaaatgctgaagaagaagaagaagaaaacgatgatgaagaagatgaagataaagaagaagaaagtgatGAAGGAAAAGGTCATCATGAAGAAACAGATGATGATGAATAAACAGAAGATAGgaagaagaataaaaataagaagaaaaagatgatGAAGACAATGAAGATGAAGACAATAAAAAAAGCAGATAAgaaaaagatagatagatagatagatagatagatagatagatagatagatagatagatagatagatagagaagaggaagaagtaaataaacagaagatAAAGACTAAAAGTAAGAAGGAAAAGATGATGAAAACAATGAAGATCAAGACAatcaagaagaagaagaagaagaagaagatgatgaagaagaaataTTGTAACACATGGATTTGTGCagtgatttaaaatgtatttcttttttttagaacTTCTCTAGAATCTAGCTAGATCTGGTCAGCAGTGCTTATGTTTGTTTAGGTAACAAGTTTGTAAGCATGTAAGCCTGagtacatacatatatagaaGTCTTCAAGATTATTAAACATGTGTTAtaagtgtgtgtaaatttctgaCTGGAGGTAAAAGCGCCGTGTGTGATGCTACAGcagtaaatgagctctgttctggcCCTGATCAATGTGTCTTTCTCAGAAATGATCAGGGTGGTGACGTCTCTGTCTACACTGAAGATCCCCCTGAAGGTCTGTTTGATCTGTTATCAATGGCACAGAATCTCTGTAATTCATATTTATCAGAGTCTaacccccacctctctctctctctctctctctctctctctcccccatagGGTATTTACAATTTGATGGTATACGGAATAAACCAAGATGGCTTCCAAATTGCTTGTGTGAATGCCACTCTTGAGTTTCACTGATCAGAATATctagagaaaaatagagaatgCTTTAAAACCACACAGAATAATGCCAGTAAAGGAATTGATCTGTATTGGGTGTGTAAAGGATGCTATTTGTGAAACTCCTGCTGTTTAGGATGTTGCTGTGAATGTATCAGTATGTGTGCTTTCAGTGTGATGTGATTCACAACTCTGAAATTATTGTCTAAAT includes these proteins:
- the ly86 gene encoding lymphocyte antigen 86, yielding MKVHGAAVILGMVILHVADTQDGHWPVHTVCNSNKISIKYRSCDPLQDIGFTLLSSCSQIWTKAITIKLTLPLRKSIDEFYIAVDLTFLGDFIFHYDESLCLPNFPRFTFCGSKKGEMIRVVTSLSTLKIPLKGIYNLMVYGINQDGFQIACVNATLEFH